TCCGGGTGGCGGGGGATGACATCCTGACGATGCCGGAGTCAAAGCTCCGGGCCCTGCGCGGGGCCACGTTATCCTATATTTTCCAGGACCCCTCCGCCTCCCTCAATCCGGTGCTCCGGGTGGGCGATCAGATTGCTGAAGTCATCCGGCTCCATCGCAGGGTTCCGGAGGTTACGGCGGAGGTCATCCGGTTGATGACGCTGGTAGGGCTGCCCAATCCGGAATCACGGCGCAAGGCCTATCCGCATGAGTTCAGCGGGGGGATGCAGCAGCGGGTGATGATTGCCATGGCGCTGGCGTGCCAGCCTCGGATCCTGGTGGCGGATGAACCAACCACGGCGCTGGATGTGACGATTCAAGCCCAGATTTTCACCCTGCTTCGTGATCTCCAGCTGCAGTTGAAGATGGCGGTGCTGCTGATCACCCATAATCTGGGACTGGTGGCCCGCAATGCGGCGCGGGTGTATGTGATGTACTCCGGGCGGGTGATGGAGTCCGGCCCCGTGGCGGAGGTGCTCGGGCATACGGCCCACCCTTATACGAAGGGATTGCTGGCGGCGGTCCCGCGCTTGAACCGGCCGGTAGAGCGAATGGTGGGCATTGAGGGATCGGTCCCGCATCCGGCCCACCTCCCCGCAGGGTGCCGGTTCCATCCCCGGTGCCCCTTGGCCGGGGAGCTGTGCCGTCTCCGTGAGCCCGTGATGGAAAGTGTGAAGGAAGGACACAACGTGCGATGTCATTATTGGAAGCAACAGGCGTAACCGTCCGTTACCCCGGCCATGACGAGCAGGGGCGGCGCCATTTATGGGCGGCCGTTGACGGCGTCTCCCTCATGGTGGCGGAGGGGGAGCGGGTCGGGATCATTGGCGAAAGCGGCTCCGGCAAGACCACGCTGGGAAAGGCGTTGCTTGGCATGGAGCCGGTGGCGCAGGGGTCCGTATTATTCCGTGGCCAGAATGTGCATGGGCTCCGGGGCCGCGCGTTGGAAACCTTCCGGCTGGGCGCCCAGATGATCTTTCAGGATCCCATGGGATCCCTGAACCCGCGTATGACCATTGGTTCGGCTCTGGACGAGGTTTTAGCCGTTCATAAACTGGCCACACGGGCTGACCGGCCTGCACGGATCATGGAACTCCTGCAGCAAGTGGGGTTGGACACTGGCTATATCCGGCGTTACCCGCATGAATTCAGCGGCGGACAGCGACAACGGATAGGCATTGCCCGGGCCTTGGCCTTGAACCCGGCCCTGCTGGTGGCGGATGAACCCGTTTCGGCGTTGGATGTGTCCGTTCAAGCCCAGATCCTCAATTTGATCCGGGATTTAAGTGAGGCGCGGCATATGGCCGTGGTCCTGGTGGCTCACGATCTGGCGGTGGTCAATTACGTCTGCCAGCGGGTCCTGATCATGTACAAGGGGCAGGTGGTGGAGGAGGGGGTGGCCCAGGAGGTCTTCAGGAACCCGCGCCATCCGTATACCCAGTTACTGAAGGCCTCGGTCCCTGATCCTGATGAGGTGGCGAGGCCGCCAGACAGTGAATCCCGCCCTGCCGCTCCGGCGTTGCTCCCGGCGCTCAAGTCAACCACCGGCTGTGCTTTCGCGCCGCGGTGTATCCAGGCCAAGGAGACCTGTTTCAGCGAAAAGCCAGATTTACGCGAGGATCATTCGGGCCGGCGAGTGCGATGCTGTAATTTTTAAACTACGAAACACGCGAAATACGCGAAAAAGATTGGTTTACGAACCGCTCGTATTCAATTTTCGGGTAATGGCCGAAATTGACCAACATACCGAGTTGTTTTCTGGTGGCTTTCAAATAATTGATAACCTGTGCTCGGTGTTCGTCTGCCAAGTTTTTTAATGCTTTTATTTCGACAATAATTTCACCAAGGCAGACGAAATCTGGTTCATAAGTTTGTTTGAGGTTCATCCCCTTGTAATCAAGTAGAAGACGAGGCTTTTCCACGAATGGAATCCCTTGCCGGGCAAACTCCATTGAGAGGCATTCTTGATACACTGCTTCTAAAAAACCGTTCCCCTTCTCTTTATAGACTTCAAAACACGCCCCCATGATTTTGTAACTATTTTCCTTAAATACAATTTCCATCCCCATTTTCGCGTCTTTCGCGTCTTTCGCGTGTTTCGTAGTTGAACGTCACCTTTATAGGGGATGGGAGTCAGAACCGCAGGATTCCGACTCCTTCAACCATTTACTTGGCCGCCGGGGCGTCCACTTTTTCGATGGTGGTGATGGTCTTGAAGGCGCGGATGGTTTTGCCCTTCTTTTCCATGCTGTAGCCGGTGCCGGTCACTTTCACTTTGCTGCCGACGTATTCATCGACTTTGCCCTTGGGCAGGCGCACTTCCTGGCCTTCTTCATCGACCAGGTTGAACCAGGTCATCATCGGGGTACCGTCTTTTTTCTTGTTTTCATGTTTGGTGATGGTGCCGACAATGGTCATGTCTTGAGAGACGAGTTCCTTGGCAGGCGTCTCGGCTCCTTTTTCAGCCGGGGCCGCCGTTTCTTCTGCCATCGCTCCGGTCACTGCCAATGCCAATACGGCTAACGCGATTCCACAAACCTTCTTCATGATATCTCCTGCTATTTCCACCATTTGCCCCCGACCGCCATTGGGCGTCCGTAGTTAAGGCAAATTTGTAATTCAATATAGAAGCTAATATAGATAATGCAATAGTTTATTTTACGGGTCCATTTGGACGCCGATGCGATAGAAAGCGTTCGGGTCGACCGCGTGGACCGCATCGGTATAAACTCCGGTGGTGTTGTTGGTAACAAGCGGGATGAATGCGGTCGTCATTAAATTCGAGGTCCAGGTGACCGAATAGCTCCGACCGGTCACGGTGGGCCAGGCGATCACAGGTTCATTGGCAATACTCCCGATATTAGAAACCGCGAGGACGGACAAAAACTGGGTGGGACTGGTTCCGGCGATCCATTCCTGCCAGGCCGCCATCCCATCGTTATCGGTGTCGCTCAGAGCGCCCGCGTCGGAGGGTTCCAGACTGTTATCGGCCAGCCAGGCGAGGGGGGTATTGTTGGTGACGGTATTGATATCCTCGGGGTACCCGATCACCTCCACATCATCCAGACAGATTCCGTTCCCGTTTTTAGCGATGCCCTCGAAGGCAATGGTGTAGTCAGGGCCGGGATTGGGCAGAGTCAGGGCATGCTGGGTCCAACTGGCGATGGAATTGGAATAGCCTGCGATCCAGAACCAGGAAATGCTGGAATTGGTGCTGGCCCATATATTCAGGTAGTCCTGTCTGGATGTTCGCAACTGCATATAATGCTGGAATCGAAGGACAGCCCCGGTGCATCCGGTCATCGTGATGGCGGGAGTCAGCAGGCGGCAAACATCAGGGCTGGTGGAGGTATCGTAGAGGCAGGCATTATGGGTTCCTGAATAGGCGCTGGTTGGATTAGAGCCTCCAGCTCTTCCGCCGGTCTGGAATTTCCAGGTGGTGGCGGTTCCGGAAAGATTCGTTTGCGACCAACCCGCAGGGATCGTCGTGCCTGCATCAAACGTTTCGAAAAGCAGGGAGGCGGTAGGTGCGGTGGCGATGGTGAATGGGCTGTCACTTTCGTCCCAAACGCTGGTCTGGGTCACGCTGGAGAGCTGGATTTTGAAGTTCGTTGAGCTGAGCATCGGGGGTGTCATGATCCAGGCATAAGCCCCGCTATTGGTCACGCTATTGGTAAGGGTGCAATAGGAACTCTGGTCCCGGTAAAGTCCGATTCTGACATTTCCGGCGGCATTCGACCCGCTCGCCCAGAGGATAAGATTGGTTTGGCCCTTGTACCACACCTCCCCGTTGTTGGGTGATTCCACGAGAAGGCCGGTGAGGAGGGCGACCTTTCCGGTGACAAAATATTGGCCGATACTGCCATAGGCTGTATACCCAGAGGGAGGGTTGTTAGTGGGGGTTCCCGTCCCGCTGTTTGAAAGGGTGAGATAATATTTACCGGTGGCAGGGGCCCAGTAGGCGATGATCGCCTGCGTGGCATTGGAGGGGTTGTTTTCAGCCACCAGGGTGCCGGAACTGTTGAAGAGTCGCGCCCGGATGTCCAGATTGCCGCCATAAGTGCCGTTGGCGCAGCGATAGGGGAATGACGTAAGGCTGATTAAGCCTTCCCCTGCTGCGAAAGCCATCACATCGATATCGGAGTTGCTGGAAATCACGCCCGAGGTGATGATCGTCCCGTTGCTGGCGGTCAGAAGGGAGGCGGACGCGGGGGTATGGCTGTGATCGTCTGGTCGATAGGGGGCTTTTGCCGCGATGATGGCCAGATCGTCTTCAGGATTATTGGCATCATAATATTCTCCCTTCGACCATTGGGAAACATTCCGGCCATACCCTGTCCCCATAATCGGTCCCCAGGAAATGTCGCCACTTCCATGGCCTCCGTAATATTCCAGGGTTGAGGTGCCGTCATGGCTCAGCCCCAGATTGTGGCCCAGCTCATGTGCGGCCGCTTCCGCCGTCTCGGCATAACTGTCGCTGTCGCTGCCCATCGGCAACACAAAGGCGGGGGAATAACAGGTGGCGGAGTTATAGGAATAGTTCGCTAGCCCGAAGACATCGACATAAGCGATGCCGCCCGATCCGTAATGCGGGCAGCGGTTGCCGTTGAGGTCGGTGTCGGGCGTGATCAAGGCATGCCCGGTGGTGCTGGTCCAATTGGTGGGTGGCTCGGTCGTCACGTCCACATCAAAAGGAGCGTAGTCCTCTGACACCCTCTCCCAGATTCTAATGATGGCCCCCTGTTCTGCATCACTGAAGGTGTTAGTGTCTCCGTCCGTATCAAAGGGCCGGCAATCCCAGCGTGCGACATTGTAAAAGTTAGTGTTATTGTTCCACATGGTATTGGTGACAACCTGGCCGTTAAAGTCGAGATAGAGCACCCGGGTTGCCCCGGGTCGGCTGTGGCGGAGGGGGGGATTGGTGATGGGAACGGCGGCGAGAATGCCCGGGACAGAGGGAGTGGGGTTAAGGTTGCCCGCGGCAAACACGGTATCAGGTTTGGGGATATTGGCCGCAGGTTTGGTGGGGGCGGGTGACTGCGGCAGGGCGCCAGCGCCCGGTTGATTGGTGAAGGAGCAGACATAGTAGGGCATTCCCGATGGATCCACATGCAGGGAATTCAAGTCATTGACGTGAAAACACATCTTTGTGAGCCGGGTCAGGCTGTCGGTGAGAATGGGTAGCGGTAACGCTTCCAATTCGGTGCGCAGGGGGCTGGGCGGCAGATCGGACACTGCAAACGGGATCCCATTCCCGAATAACACGCGCCGGCTGCTCACTCCCTGTGGGGCCGTGGGGGGCACGGCGTTGGCGGTGACGACCGTTCCGGTGGGGTTGGGTGAGGGGGGCGGGAGTGGAATCGAGGCGGCTACCCGGGGCGGTACGTTGGAAAAGGGCTGCGGTGCAACTTCGCGTAGGGCTGGATTCTCAATCATGGAAGGCCGATGAAACCGCGAAATCGCGACAACTATGGCCATAGCCAAGATTATCCCGATTATGATGCGCGTCACGACCCGATTCATGAGGTTACTCCTCCCGTTCCTGTGCCACTTATAATACCAGAAATATTGGTTTTGACGGAGCAAAACCATCCCTCACGCTACCACTTGTGAAACACAAAGAAAACGGCGGCAATCATCAGGCTGAAGCCAACGAGATAGTTCCAGAGCAGGATTATGGTTTGCATGCCGGGGCCTTGCGGGGAAGCTTTTTCAGGCGGTGGTGCTCAAAGAAATAGACCCCACCGGTCAGCTGAGTCAATGCGGTCACCGTGGCGCCGGGTTCCATTTTCTTGAACCCGTTCATGACCAGCAGGGCCAGGAATTCGCAGTCATACAGAGCGGAATGGAAGCGGTTGGTGCGGAGGGTGCCCTCGGGCAGGGTTTCATCGGCAATGGTGTGGGCCGCATGGTTGGGCGTCAGGGTTTCGGTCAGGTAGTGCAGGGAATAACTCCGCAGTTCCGGGTGCCAGGCCTTGAACAGGGGGATGGTGTCGAGGATGGGGGTGGGGGGGAAGGGCAGTTGATTCCGGGTGAGTTCCTCGGCGACAAAGGCATGGTCGAAGCGGGCATTATGCGCGAGGAGGATCGTGTTGCTGGTGAAGGCGTGAAAGTCCGGATAGACGCTTGAAAAAGGCGGTGCATTGGATACCAGGGCGGGGGTGATGCCGTGGATATCCTGAACCACGAGGGGAATGGGGATGTCCGGTTTGACCAGCCAGTTGCGGCGCTCCAGGATGGTTCCGTTCCGGAACTTGATGGCGCCAATTTCCAGGACGCGCTCCTGCCGGGCCGTGAGACCGGTGGTCTCGACATCAAACACCACGAAGGTGGCATTGGAGAGGGGCTGGTCCAGCCAGGATTCGGGGGCGGCATAGACGGTCTCGGCCACCAGTTGAAACGATAAGGTCATCATAAGCCCCAAGGGGTTAGCGAGACTTCGCCTGCCATGCACGGTCAATCTCCAGTTGGATGGCACGGGCCGCCTGGGCAGGATCGGCCGCCTCAACGATGGGACGGCCCACCACCAGATAGGTCGACCCTGCGTTCACGGCCAGGGTAGGGGTGGCGACCCGCTTCTGATCGCCCACATCGGCGCCGGACGGGCGGATTCCCGGAGTCACCAGAATGGGCCCGGCCCCGAAGCGTTGGCGCAAGGCGGGCGCTTCGTGCACGGAGGTAACGACCCCGTCAATCCCGGAGGCGAGCGCCAGTTCGGTCAGGGCCAGCGCCTGATCGGAAACCGAGCGGTGAATGCCCAGGTCAATGAAATCGTCCTGATTCAGGCTGGTGAGGGTGGTCACGGCGACCAGGCGCGGCCGGTCTGGCCCGAACGCGGCGGCCGCTTCCGCCGCCGCCTTGAGCATCGCGCGGCCGCCAATGGCATGGACGGTGATCAGGTTGACCCCCAACTTCCCGGCGGAGATGACGGCATTGGCCACGGTGCGGGGGATATCGTGCAGCTTGAGGTCGAGGAAGATTTTTTTCTGGCGGGAGGAGAGAAGGCGGAGGACCGACGGCCCTTCCGCCGTAAAGAGCTCCAGCCCCACCTTGAACCAGGTCAGTTCGGCGGACAGGGTATTCATCAGCGGGGTCACTTCCACCGCAGAGGGGACATCGACAGCAAGAATAATTTCCGGTTTCATGATTCCAATTCCTTTTAAGATGAAAAATGTGATAAGAACTTTATCAATACATGAGACTGTTTTTCGAGCTATTTCGGAGAGGATAAATATGAAAACCATCCGCTGGGGTATTTTGGGGCCGGGTCGAATTGCGAAGAAATTCGCCTTGGGATTACAGTCTGTGCCGGATGCCAAATTGGTGGCGGTGGGGTCACGGACCCCCGGGAAGGCGGAGGCTTTAGCCGCTGAGTTTGGCGCTCCGCGCGTCCATGCCAGTTACGAGGCTTTGGCGGCCGATCCCGAGGTGGATGTGGTCTATGTTGCCACGCCGCACCCCATGCACCTTGAGGCGGCGATGCTGTGTATGAAGGCCAAAAAAGCCGTGCTCTGCGAGAAACCTTTTACCCTCAATGCCCGTGATAGTCAGGAGCTGATTGAGTGTGCCCGGCGCGAGAATGTGTTTTTGATGGAAGCGATGTGGACCCGTTTCCTGCCGCCCATGGTGCAGGTGCGTGAGTGGTTGGCGCGGGGGGCGATCGGGGAGCCCCGGATGGTCATGGCAGACTTTGGCTTTCGGACGGACTGGAATCCGCAAGGCCGGGCGCTGAATCCGCACCTGGGCGGTGGCGCCCTGCTGGACGTAGGCATTTATCCCCTGGCACTAGCCTCCATGGTTTTTGGCGGAGCCCCCCTGATGATCACGGGGCAGTGTCATCTGGGCGAGACCGGCGTGGATGAGCAGTCGGCCATGGTGCTGTCCTACCCGGGCGGGGCCCTGGCGGTGCTGACCTGTGCGGTGCGCACCCATACCGCGCACGAGGCGCGGATTATGGGAACGGAGGGCTCTATTTACCTGCCGGGCTTCTGGCACGCGACCGAGGCGACGCTGACGATTCCGGGCAAGGGCTCCGAGACTGCCGCTCCGGTGCGGGTGGGGAATGGCTACAACTATGAGGCCGTTGAAGTCGGGAATTGCCTGCGCGCGGGGCTCAAGGAAAGTCGGATCATGCCCCTGTCCGAAACCCTGACCACGATGCGCACCATGGATGAGTTGCGCCGGCAATGGGGCCTGGTGTATCCGCAGGAAAAAGGCTGAGTATTTCCCCTTGCGTTTGTGAGATGACTCTGCTTTAAATTCACACCGTGTAGTTACACGCAAGGAGTTTTTATGACAACGAAGCAGGGCAGGGAGACGGCGGGCTACGTGGGTGACCAGTTGAACCGGGTGGCATTCCCGATGGGCGGGTTGGGTGCGGGCATGCTGTGCCTGGAGGGGACGGGGTCATTTTCCCACGTGTCGCTCCGGCATAAACCTGAGGTGTTCAATGAACCCCAGATGTTGGCGGCGTTGTATGTCAAAGGGGCCGCCCCGGCGGCACGGGTGCTGGAGGGACCGGTCCCGATGCGCAAGGCGTTCGGTGCCCCCTGGGCCGCGAACGGGGGCGGTTGCCAGTTACACGGGCTTCCCCGCTTTGCCAACGCGTCTTTCTCATCCCGGTTTCCCTTCGGCACGGTGACCCTGGATGACCCCGCGATGCCCGTTCACGTTGAGTTAACGGGGTGGAGTCCGTTTGTTCCTGGTGATGCCGACGCTTCAAGCCTGCCGGTGGCCGCCCTCGACTACCGGTTTGTCAATCGCAGTGCCAAACCGGTCGAGGCGGTGTTCTCTTTTCATGCCGCGAATTTCATGAAGGTGGATAAACGGCCCGGCGCCTGCATCCGGCCGATGACCAACGGGTTTGTTCTCACCCAGCCCCCGGGGACGGAGACCCCCTGGGACGAAGGGCGTTTTGCCGTATTCACGGATGAACCGGCGAAAGTGGATTGCGCTTGGTTCCGGGGTGGCTGGTTTGACCCCATCACGATGTTGTGGACGGCCGTCACGGAGGGACGTGCGCTGGCGCGCAAACCGCATACCGACGGGGACCCTGGCAACGGCGGAAGCCTGTACGTCCCGTTCCGTCTGAAGGCGCATGCCGAACGGACCATCCGGATCCGGCTGGCCTGGTATGTGCCCTCAAGTCAGATGCGGATCGGGCTTGAGGCGGTGGCGCCTGTCACCCCGGCCGCTTGCGGGGCGGAGTGTTCATGCGGCGATACGCCAGCTGCCCCGGAGGGATACCGGCCCTGGTATGCGGGAAAATTCAAGTCCATCCAGTCCTTGACCCGGTTCTGGCTGAAACAGGCCGACCGGTTGCGCGCGGCCAGCGAGACGTTCAGCGACTGCTTTTATGACACCACGTTACCCACCGAGGTGATTGAATCGGTTGCAGCCAATCTGGCGATTCTCAAATCGCCCACCTGTCTGCGTCAGACCGATGGGCGACTTTGGGGGTGGGAAGGGTGCAGTGACAATGCGGGGTGCTGCCATGGCTCCTGCACGCATGTATGGAATTACGCCCAGTCCATTCCTCACCTGTTTCCCGACCTGGAGCGGAGCCTGCGTGAGTCGGAGTTCGGGCCGAGCCAGGATGAACAGGGGCATCAGAATTTCCGGACCAGCCTCCCGATCCGGGAGCCTGACCATGATTTCCACGCGGCTGCGGACGGGCAATTGGGTGGTTTGATGAAGTTGTATCGCGAGTGGCGGATCTCCGGCGACACCGTGTGGATGAAATCGCTGTGGCCGCGGGCGCGCAAGAGCCTGGACTATTGCATCGCGCAATGGGACCCGGATCACACGGGAACCCTGGTTGAGCCCCATCACAATACCTATGACATTGAGTTCTGGGGTGCGGATGGCATGTGCACGAGTTTTTACCTGGGCGCGCTGCAGGCCGCCATTCAGATGGGGCGGGCCAATGGGGACGAGGTATCCTTGTTTGAAGCCTTGCTGGCCAGGGGGCGTTCGGTCATGGAAACCGAACTGTGGAACGGGGACTACTTCATCCAGAAGGTTCAGTGGAAGGGGTTGCGTGCCGGCGATCCGACTACCTTCAAGAAAATGAATGCCACCTACGATGGCGCCCCCGAAGCCAAGGCGATCCTGGAAAAGGAAGGACCGAAGTATCAGTACGGCACAGGGTGTCTGTCCGACGGGGTGCTGGGTGACTGGCTGGCGCGGTGTTGCGGGTTGGCGCCGGTACTGGATGAGGCCAGGACGGCCCGTCATGTGGCGTCCATTTTCAAACACAACTTCCGCCGTTCGCTGGCCGACCACAGCAATCCCCAGCGCTCGTCGTTTGCCATGGGCCGGGAGGCCGGACTGCTGCTCTGTTCCTGGCCAAAGGGAGGCAAGCCGTTGCTGCCGTTTGTCTACAGCGATGAAGTATGGACGGGCATCGAGTATGCGGTGGCCTCCCATTTATTTATGATGGGACGGGTGAAAGAAGGCGTGGCGATAGTAAAGGCGGTGCGCGCCCGTTATGACGGCACCATCAGAAATCCCTTTGATGAGTACGAGTGCGGCCATTGGTATGCCCGGGCGATGTCCTCCTATGCCATGTTGCAGGGACTGACCGGGGCGCGAGTGGACGCGGTGGATCGGGTGCTGTACCTGTCGCCGGGGGTGAAGGGGGATTTCCGGGCTTTCCTGGCCACCGCCACGGGGTATGGTACGGTCGGCGTCAGGAACGGCAAACCCTTCGTCACCGTGAAGTCGGGGCGCATCAACGTGGATCGAATTGAGTATCGGCCATGATCTCATCACTTCAGTTGGCTCAATTATGTGGGGTGTCTCAAGGCACGGTGGACCGGGCCCTGCATGGTCGGCCGGGGATTTCCCCGCGGACCCGTGAGCGCATTCTCGAGATGGCGACCCGGCAAGGCTACAAGCCGCATCCCGCTGTCCGGGAACTCCTGAGCGGGGAGCGGAAAGTGGTGGGCGCAATTATTCCCCTGCAGGGTGGCGCCTTTTTTATCGACCTCATGCGTGTGGTCCACCAGGCTCTGGCCCGGGAGGGGTTGCGCCTGTTCCTCTGCCACACGGCGGATGAAGCGGAGTTCATGGAGGCCCTCGGGGATTTCGCGGCGCGGCGTTGTCTCGGGGTGATTGCCGTGCCACCCCGCGACGGGCTCTGCCTGACGGATCAGCAAACAGGCGGGATGCCCGTGATTTCCCTGTTAAGTCCCTGCAAGGGACCTCATGTCTACTGGGTGGGTCCTGATGAGATGGCCACGGGGAGGCAGGCGGTTGAGTCTTTGTGGTCACAAGGGCACCGGCGGATTCTACACTACACGTACGCTCGTGACACGAGTCCCATTCGCGACCGGGCAGAGGGGTACCGCCAGGCCTTGCTGAAGAGGGGGGGGACGCCCATCGTGATACACCCGGATCGAGGGGGTGAACTTGAGAAGGCGGTGCGGAGGCATCACGCCACCGCGGTGTTCTGCCATAATGACTGGTTGGCGCTGACGGCGATCCGCGAACTGGACCGGGCTCACCTGCGGGTCCCGGATGACGTCTCTGTGCTGGGAGTGGACAACAGTCCAACCTTTACCGATCTCTGTGAGGAGATTACCACGCTGGCGTATCCAATGGCAGGGGTGGCGAAAAGCTGCGTCCGCATCCTTCAAGGACGGCCGCCACGCGCTTCCGATATCGGAGGATTTAAGTTGGTGGCGCGTCACACGGTACGGCCCTTGCTCCGGTAAAAATTGAATCGACAAAGGGGTGGTTTATCAGTAATTATAGTAACGATACTACAAACCAAGGAGAGTTATGATCAGAGTTCGCTCGAAAATCCTGTTTTGTCTGTCTGGTGTTGGGTTGTTGTATGCGGGGGCTTGTCTGGCAGCAGCTGGGATACCGCCTGATGTATATCGGGTGACCGATGATGTGCTGGTGAAGGATCCGCCCCGGTTTGCGGTCAATGTCGATTTTGGTTCCGGGTATGCGCCCTGGGATGTCGACCGCACGCTGAATATCTGGAACCGGATGGTCAGCGCGGAACCGTTTCAATTTCAACACAACGGCATCGCCGATGGCGGTGGGGTCGATTTCCTTGAACATAAGAATATGCCCTCCCTGTCCTATTGGGATTGTGCCCGGTCAGGATTCTGGGATGGGGCCACCATGGATATTTACCGTGTGGTGGAAGGGCGCCTCTCCCTGATCCGGCGCGCGACGGTCAGCCGGAGCCTGATCGGGAATGATGAGAAAGGCGTGCGGAGTGAGGAGCGGGCCTATTTTACTGAAAAGGGTCCTGCCGTTCAGGCGGGCGATCTCTATGTGCTGCGGATGAAGCGCGACACGATGCCCTCCCAGATGCGGCCGAACCTGTTACCGAAGGATGGGGTGCCCCAGTTTGACGCCATTGTCGCCCGGCTGGGCAATGTCCAGTGGAGCGTGGATTCCAGCACCTGTGCCCCTGAAGGCGGGAGTACCGCCAGCCTGAAACTGGTCTGCAAGGACGGCACGGCGAGCCGACCGGCCAGTATGTGGCAGTGGTTCATGGTCAGCAACCGGACGGACGCCTCCTTTTTCCCCGACAAGGCGTACCGGCTGCAGATCTGGCTGAAGCAGGCGGGCGTGGAGAATGGGGCGATCAAAATCCAGGTGGGCACCATCACCAATTTCACGCTTCAGGCGGACTCGGCCTGGAAGAAATTCGAAGTCGATCTTCCGGTTCACCACCCGCAGGCACCCTATCAGCTTCATCAGGGGGATGCCACCCGCCTGATGGTGGGGGTGGCCGGCGAAGGGACGGTATGGGTGGATAATTTTGCGATCTATCAGACCGATGCCCCGCTGTTCTCCGTGTTGCCTGAATACAAGAAGCTCCTGAAGGACTGGCATCCCCAGGTGATCCGTTTATGGGGTGGGTATACCGCGGTATCGCTGGACGCCTGGGTGCTCAAGGGATTTCGCCAACCCTCGCGGGCAGGAATTCGCGGAACGGGATCCCCTTCATACGCGTCATTGGACGTCGAGTTACAACTCTGTCTGGACACCGGGGCGGATCCCTGGCTTGTCCTGAATCCCTTATTTGCGGATGAGGATTTGGTGGGACTGATGGAATATCTGGGCGGGCCAGCGGACCGGGGGTATGGCAAGCTCCGGGCTGAGCAGGGCCGGCGTGAGCCCTGGACGACCGCCTTCAGGACAATTTCCCTGGAATGCGGCAACGAGGGGTGGAATGGGATCTTTTCCCCGCGTGCCTGGTCCGGCAATCCGGCCTTCTATGCGAAAATCGCGGATCGCCTGTTTTCCGGATTGAAACAGTCTCCCTACTACCGGCGTGAAAAATTCGAGTTCGTGGCCAATGGATGGGACAGTTCACT
The bacterium DNA segment above includes these coding regions:
- a CDS encoding ABC transporter ATP-binding protein, whose product is MMISPKPILEVSDLKISFASEEGTIRAVDGVDLVVHENETVALVGESGCGKSLTALALARLVTGPGLSLTGSIRVAGDDILTMPESKLRALRGATLSYIFQDPSASLNPVLRVGDQIAEVIRLHRRVPEVTAEVIRLMTLVGLPNPESRRKAYPHEFSGGMQQRVMIAMALACQPRILVADEPTTALDVTIQAQIFTLLRDLQLQLKMAVLLITHNLGLVARNAARVYVMYSGRVMESGPVAEVLGHTAHPYTKGLLAAVPRLNRPVERMVGIEGSVPHPAHLPAGCRFHPRCPLAGELCRLREPVMESVKEGHNVRCHYWKQQA
- a CDS encoding ABC transporter ATP-binding protein yields the protein MSLLEATGVTVRYPGHDEQGRRHLWAAVDGVSLMVAEGERVGIIGESGSGKTTLGKALLGMEPVAQGSVLFRGQNVHGLRGRALETFRLGAQMIFQDPMGSLNPRMTIGSALDEVLAVHKLATRADRPARIMELLQQVGLDTGYIRRYPHEFSGGQRQRIGIARALALNPALLVADEPVSALDVSVQAQILNLIRDLSEARHMAVVLVAHDLAVVNYVCQRVLIMYKGQVVEEGVAQEVFRNPRHPYTQLLKASVPDPDEVARPPDSESRPAAPALLPALKSTTGCAFAPRCIQAKETCFSEKPDLREDHSGRRVRCCNF
- a CDS encoding GxxExxY protein gives rise to the protein MGMEIVFKENSYKIMGACFEVYKEKGNGFLEAVYQECLSMEFARQGIPFVEKPRLLLDYKGMNLKQTYEPDFVCLGEIIVEIKALKNLADEHRAQVINYLKATRKQLGMLVNFGHYPKIEYERFVNQSFSRISRVS
- a CDS encoding choice-of-anchor J domain-containing protein, yielding MAIVVAISRFHRPSMIENPALREVAPQPFSNVPPRVAASIPLPPPSPNPTGTVVTANAVPPTAPQGVSSRRVLFGNGIPFAVSDLPPSPLRTELEALPLPILTDSLTRLTKMCFHVNDLNSLHVDPSGMPYYVCSFTNQPGAGALPQSPAPTKPAANIPKPDTVFAAGNLNPTPSVPGILAAVPITNPPLRHSRPGATRVLYLDFNGQVVTNTMWNNNTNFYNVARWDCRPFDTDGDTNTFSDAEQGAIIRIWERVSEDYAPFDVDVTTEPPTNWTSTTGHALITPDTDLNGNRCPHYGSGGIAYVDVFGLANYSYNSATCYSPAFVLPMGSDSDSYAETAEAAAHELGHNLGLSHDGTSTLEYYGGHGSGDISWGPIMGTGYGRNVSQWSKGEYYDANNPEDDLAIIAAKAPYRPDDHSHTPASASLLTASNGTIITSGVISSNSDIDVMAFAAGEGLISLTSFPYRCANGTYGGNLDIRARLFNSSGTLVAENNPSNATQAIIAYWAPATGKYYLTLSNSGTGTPTNNPPSGYTAYGSIGQYFVTGKVALLTGLLVESPNNGEVWYKGQTNLILWASGSNAAGNVRIGLYRDQSSYCTLTNSVTNSGAYAWIMTPPMLSSTNFKIQLSSVTQTSVWDESDSPFTIATAPTASLLFETFDAGTTIPAGWSQTNLSGTATTWKFQTGGRAGGSNPTSAYSGTHNACLYDTSTSPDVCRLLTPAITMTGCTGAVLRFQHYMQLRTSRQDYLNIWASTNSSISWFWIAGYSNSIASWTQHALTLPNPGPDYTIAFEGIAKNGNGICLDDVEVIGYPEDINTVTNNTPLAWLADNSLEPSDAGALSDTDNDGMAAWQEWIAGTSPTQFLSVLAVSNIGSIANEPVIAWPTVTGRSYSVTWTSNLMTTAFIPLVTNNTTGVYTDAVHAVDPNAFYRIGVQMDP
- a CDS encoding 3'-5' exonuclease — translated: MMTLSFQLVAETVYAAPESWLDQPLSNATFVVFDVETTGLTARQERVLEIGAIKFRNGTILERRNWLVKPDIPIPLVVQDIHGITPALVSNAPPFSSVYPDFHAFTSNTILLAHNARFDHAFVAEELTRNQLPFPPTPILDTIPLFKAWHPELRSYSLHYLTETLTPNHAAHTIADETLPEGTLRTNRFHSALYDCEFLALLVMNGFKKMEPGATVTALTQLTGGVYFFEHHRLKKLPRKAPACKP
- the pyrF gene encoding orotidine-5'-phosphate decarboxylase gives rise to the protein MKPEIILAVDVPSAVEVTPLMNTLSAELTWFKVGLELFTAEGPSVLRLLSSRQKKIFLDLKLHDIPRTVANAVISAGKLGVNLITVHAIGGRAMLKAAAEAAAAFGPDRPRLVAVTTLTSLNQDDFIDLGIHRSVSDQALALTELALASGIDGVVTSVHEAPALRQRFGAGPILVTPGIRPSGADVGDQKRVATPTLAVNAGSTYLVVGRPIVEAADPAQAARAIQLEIDRAWQAKSR